The stretch of DNA CACACCGATGAGCTCTATGCACAGACCGCCAAGGCCCTGGTCGAACGCGCCGATATCGACGGCATCATGATCAAGGACTCCGGCGCGCTGCTCACGCAGGATCGCATCCGGACGCTGGTGCCCGCGCTCAAGGCGGTGCTGGGGCATCGCAGCCTCGAGCTCCACAGCCATTGCAACACCGGGCTGGCGCCGGTCGTCTACCTCGAGGCCGCCCGCCTGGGGATCGACCAGCTGCACACGGCCGTCGCGCCGCTCGCGGGTGGGCCGGCGCAACCTTCCGCCCAGCAAACCCGCCACAATCTGGAGCAGATCGGGTTCGCCACCGACCTCGACATGCAGGCGATCGAGGAGATCAGCGAGTATATCCGCAACGTCGCCGCACAGGAGGGCTTTCCGCTCGGCGCGGCGATGGACTACGACGTCTTCCACTACAAGCACCAGATGCCGGGCGGCATGCTCGCCAACTGGCGCTTCCAGCTTCGGCAGGCGGGGCTGGAGGATCGTTTCGACGAGATCCTGGAGGAAATCGTACGGATCCGGCGCGAGCTGGCATGGCCGATCATGGTCACTCCGTTCTCGCAGATCATTGCCGTGCAGGCGATGCTGAACGTGGTTGGAGGCGAGCGCTATGCTTCCGTTCCGGACGAGGTCAAGATGTATGCCCTCGGTCATTTCGGCAAGCTGCTGGCGCCTGTCGATCCGGATGCACTCGACCGCATCGTCGCGAACGGGGCGAGCAGCATTCCGCTGGCGCCGGTTCCCCTGGAGCCGGCTCTTCCCCAGCTTCGGCGCAAGTATCCGAACGCCAGCGACGACGAGCACCTGTTGCGCTTCATGTTCCCGGGCAACGACGTCGAGGAGATGATCGCGGCTGGGCCGCTGCGGACGGAATACTCGCTCAACCAGCCGATCGAGAGGCTTCTCAAGGGGCTGGGGTCCCAGAAACGCCTGACGCATCTGTCAGTCTCGAAGGGCAGGGATCGCATCTCCTACACGCGAGGCTGACTGTTCACAGAGGTGGTGCTGGAAAGGCTCCCACGCGAGCCTTTCCAGACGGCATATTCCTATAGATAATGTAGAAGTTTCGCTACAAGTACGGTACCTACGGCAAAACAGCGGTACTGGATGCGCCATGGATGAAACGCAGGACACCGAAACCCAATCGATGGCACAGAAAGGACGCGTCCACAGGCGCGCCCTGAGTGCCGTCTTCGGTGACGGATCGCGGCCTCTCTACAAGGAGGTGAAGCTGGCGCTGACGCGCCTGCTTTCAAGCGGCGATGTCGGTCCCGGGGAAGCAATCCCGACCGAGAAGCAGCTTTGCGAACAGTTCGGCGTGAGCATCGGGACGATCCGCAAGGCCATCGACGAGCTGGTGGCCGAACGGGTTCTGGTTCGCCAGCAGGGGCGCGGCACCTTTCTCGTGAGCCATACGCCCGAACGCATGCTGAACCGGTTCTGGCGGATTGTCGGGCGCAACGGCGCGCGCGAGATCCCGATCGTTCAGACGCTGACCTTCAAGCGGTCCGTGGCCGACGACGCCATTGCCGCGGCCCTGGGTATCGCCAAGGGGGATGCGGTCTTTTCCATCGTGAACCTGCAGCTTCTGGGCGGAGCTCCGGTCGTGCTCGATGAAATCATCCTGCCGCACGCCGCATTCCCGAACCTCACCGAACAAGGCCTGCGTACGCGCGACACCACGATGTATGGCTATTACCAGGAAGCCTTCGGCGTCAACATCATCAACGTCTTTGACAAGCTGAGTGCGATCAAGGCGGACAAGTTCGTCGCCGAGCATCTTTCGGTCAAGGTCGGAGAGCCCATTCTCAAGGTGCAACGCATTGCGTGCACGTTCGACAACCAGCCTGTCGAGCTGCGTTATTCGCAGATCCAGACGGAGAACTACGAATACCACAACACCATGGGCATGCAGTCGACCTAAA from Mesorhizobium shangrilense encodes:
- a CDS encoding GntR family transcriptional regulator, whose protein sequence is MDETQDTETQSMAQKGRVHRRALSAVFGDGSRPLYKEVKLALTRLLSSGDVGPGEAIPTEKQLCEQFGVSIGTIRKAIDELVAERVLVRQQGRGTFLVSHTPERMLNRFWRIVGRNGAREIPIVQTLTFKRSVADDAIAAALGIAKGDAVFSIVNLQLLGGAPVVLDEIILPHAAFPNLTEQGLRTRDTTMYGYYQEAFGVNIINVFDKLSAIKADKFVAEHLSVKVGEPILKVQRIACTFDNQPVELRYSQIQTENYEYHNTMGMQST